GTCGCGGTCTCCTCCTCCGTCATTCCTCTGAAGCATATCGCCATCGCCAGCGCGGACGCCTGATAATCCGGTATTTCGCCGGCGACGTAGCCGTCGATGAAGAAGCGTATTTCTTCCGCGGTCAGTTCGCCGCCCATACGCTTCTTATAGATGATGTCATACATACGCATACCGCGCACCTCCAGACAGGTCGGAATCGGGGACGGCGGCGCCGTCCCCGATCGTTGCGAAAAGAACTACCGCATGCCCTTGTCGTAGGGTATGCCTTCCGCCTTCGGCGCGCGCGACTTCTTGGACGTGAGCGCGAGCACGACGAGCGAGATAACGTAAGGCAGCATATTGTAGATGCTGCTCGGGATGTTGAGCGCCTTCAGGAAGCCGATGCCGTCGTATACGTTCGACAGCGCACGGAAAAGTCCGAACAGCAGCGCCGAAAGCGCGATACGCTGCGGCTTCCACTGGCCGAAGATCATGACGGCGAGCGCGAGGAAGCCGAAACCGGCGACGCCGTATTCAAACTTCCACTCGCTGACGCCGGACGTGATGTAGACGATGCCGCCGAGTCCGCCGAGCAGACCGGAGATCATTACGCCGGAGTAGCGCATCTTATAGACGCTGATGCCGACGCTCGCGGCCGCCTGCGGATGCTCGCCGCAAGCCATGAGGCGCAGGCCGAACTTCGTCTTGTAAAGCAGGACGTACGCGGCGGCGAGGGCTATCACCGTCACCAGCATGAACCAGTTGAACTCGAAGCTCCCGATGTTGACGATAAACGCCTTCTTCTGCGCGATATAGGTCAGCGTCGCGGAGGGCTTGTCGGGGTTCGCGGCGATGTTTATCGCTTTGACGATGACCGTCGCCGCGGCGACGGCGAGCATATTCATCGCGGTTCCGACTATAGTCTGATCCGCTTTGAAGTTGACGCTCGCGACCGCGAGGAGCAGAGAGTAAACAAGTCCGGCGAGCATCGAGATAAGGATGACCATTATGATCATTGCCGGCGCCGGAAGGTTCGGCATAAAGTGCATGGTGAGCGCGCCGCCGAGGGCGCCGATCACCATCGTGCCTTCAAGGCCGAGGTTGATTACGCCGGAATGCTCCGAGAAGCAGCCGCCCAGCGCGACCAGGATCAGTACGGATGAATAAAGCAGAGTGTATTGCAGGAGCAGCAGCATTACTCATCGCCTCCTTTCCCGGATTCCTCAACAACGACGGCGGTATCGGTTCCCGGCATGGGCTCCCGGTGCCCGCTCGCCGCGCGTTTTTCTTCACTGCGGGCGATGCTCTTGTTCATCATGAACTTGATGAAGAGAACGAAGCCGCAGAGGTAAATGATTATCGACGATATCAGGTCGGATATCTCCGAGCTGTAGGTCATCTTGTCGACGTACGCGCCGCCTTCGGTAATGTGCTGGATGAAGAAGGACGAAAGCAGGCATCCGATCGGGTTGAGTCCGCCGAGGAACGCCGCCGCGATGCCGTTGAAACCCATCGACGGAACGGACGACAGACTGCAGTGCCACTGCTCGTATCCGGTCAGGTAGAACATCGAGGCGCCGAGCGCGGCGAGCGCGCCGCCGATTGCGATAGTCACGATGATGTTGCGTTTCTCCGCCATACCGGCGTACTTCGCGGCGTTTTTGTTGAAGCCGGTCGCCTTCAGCTCGTAGCCGAACTTCGTCTTATCGAGAATGATATAGACGGCGACGGCTATGATTATCGCGAGCGGGATCGCTATCGTTACGTATCTGTTGTCGCTGAAGAGCTTGTCGAGTCCCGCCGACGGGAGCATCGATCTTATGCTCTTTCTCGAAATATCGACCGTGTAGGGACTCGTGCTTTCCTTGACGGTCGTCAGCAGCATATTGACGGCGTACAGCGATATCCAGTTGAACATTATTCCGCTGATGACCTCGTTGACGTTGCAGTACGCCTTGAGAAGACCGATGATCGCTCCCAGAAGGCCGCCGGCGATGAGCGCGAGCAGCATGCAGAGCCACCACGGAAGTCCCCACGCGAGCGCCGCGTAAAGCGAAACGCCGACGCCGATGCAGTACTGTCCCGCCGCGCCGATGTTGAACAGTCCCACCTTGTAGCAGAACAGGATCGACAGCGAACACATGATAAGCGGAGCGGTCTTGACGAGAGTATTGCCCAGATACTTGAGCGTGAGGCGGCCGTTCGGGCGGTTAAAGAAGTTCTTGAGCAGGTCGGTGATGCCTTTCCACGCGCCGTCCGGCTTGATTATCAGCAGCACTATGAAGCCGATGACAAGGCCTATGACTATGCAGAGCAGCGACGCGACGATAGACTGAAATGCGTTGCTCTTCGCCATTGAACGCAGTTTATTCTTCATCTTTCACCGCTCCTCTCTTGGCGCCGGCCATATAAAGGCCGAGCTCTTCGACGGTGGTCTTTTTCGGATCGAGTTCGCCGACGATCTCGCCCTCGTACATGACAAGGATGCGGTCGGAAAGGCTCATAACCTCCTCAAGCTCGAGGGAAACGAGCAGCACCGCTCTGCCCGCGTCGCGCTGCGCGATGAGCTGGCGGTGTATGTTCTCGATCGCGCCGACGTCGAGTCCGCGGGTAGGCTGCACGGCGATGATCAGGTCGGAGTCTCTGTCAAGCTCGCGGGCGACTATCGCCTTCTGCTGATTTCCTCCGGACATGCTTCTCGCCGGAGTCGCGGAGCCCTGTCCGGAGCGGACGTCGTATTCCCCGATGAGTCTGTCCGAATACGCCCTGATATTGGCCTTGCGGAGCATACCGTTCTTTGTGAACTCCGGCTCAAAGTAGCGCTGGAGCACCATATTGTAGTCGAGCGGATAATCGAGCACGAGCCCGTGCTTGTGTCTGTCCTCGGGGATGTGGCTCCAGCCGGACGTGATGCGCTTTCTGATAGAGCGGTGCGTGACGTCATCGCCCTTGTAGAG
This portion of the Clostridia bacterium genome encodes:
- a CDS encoding ABC transporter permease, whose product is MLLLLQYTLLYSSVLILVALGGCFSEHSGVINLGLEGTMVIGALGGALTMHFMPNLPAPAMIIMVILISMLAGLVYSLLLAVASVNFKADQTIVGTAMNMLAVAAATVIVKAINIAANPDKPSATLTYIAQKKAFIVNIGSFEFNWFMLVTVIALAAAYVLLYKTKFGLRLMACGEHPQAAASVGISVYKMRYSGVMISGLLGGLGGIVYITSGVSEWKFEYGVAGFGFLALAVMIFGQWKPQRIALSALLFGLFRALSNVYDGIGFLKALNIPSSIYNMLPYVISLVVLALTSKKSRAPKAEGIPYDKGMR
- a CDS encoding ABC transporter permease; amino-acid sequence: MKNKLRSMAKSNAFQSIVASLLCIVIGLVIGFIVLLIIKPDGAWKGITDLLKNFFNRPNGRLTLKYLGNTLVKTAPLIMCSLSILFCYKVGLFNIGAAGQYCIGVGVSLYAALAWGLPWWLCMLLALIAGGLLGAIIGLLKAYCNVNEVISGIMFNWISLYAVNMLLTTVKESTSPYTVDISRKSIRSMLPSAGLDKLFSDNRYVTIAIPLAIIIAVAVYIILDKTKFGYELKATGFNKNAAKYAGMAEKRNIIVTIAIGGALAALGASMFYLTGYEQWHCSLSSVPSMGFNGIAAAFLGGLNPIGCLLSSFFIQHITEGGAYVDKMTYSSEISDLISSIIIYLCGFVLFIKFMMNKSIARSEEKRAASGHREPMPGTDTAVVVEESGKGGDE